From Pseudoramibacter sp.:
CTTCCCCTTCTTTGATCATCGAGAAGTCTTCGCAGTGGAAGCCGGCGCGGCCGCCGAACTGTTTGATGATGTTCATCGCTTCGTACACCTGGCCGTAATTCAGCGGGCTGTAGTCCGGCGATACCGGCCCGATGAAGGATTTAAACGCGACGCAGCCCTTTTCGTCGAGGTCCGCGAGATCGCCGAAGTTGTCGGGGATCAGCCCGCCCCAGAAGCAATAGTCCGCGTAGGCTTCTTTCGTGACCTTCGCTTCTTTGATGTCGAACAGCTTCGCCGTCGTCATGGCCGGTTCGTTCTGCAGGGGCATGTCGATGACCGTCGTGTACCCGCCGAGCACCGCCGCGGCCGTCCCGTGTTCGTAATCTTCGCGCCATTCATACCCCGGATCGTTCAAATGGGCGTGGGTGTCAATGGCCCCCGGGAAAACGTACTTACCCCCGGCGTCGATAACCCGCTTCGCGTCCACTTCGACCCCCGGCGCCAAAACCGCCGCGATCTTGCCGTCCTTGACGGCGATGCCGCCGTCCTGAACCATTTCCGGCGTGACCAGTTTGCCGTTCTTAATGAATAAATCGTACATTGTGCTCCTCCTCACATTTTCGCACACACCATGCGGCACTGTACCGCGTTTTAATTTGATCGTTCAACCAATGTATTCCCTTTCATTCAGTCCGATAAAAAAGGGCGTCAAAAGTACATTGCTTCTGACGCCCTTGTCTTCTGGCTTATTGAATTGTCTGGCTACATCATACCAGACAATGGAATAACGGTCAACAACTGCTGATCAGAATTTTAAAATATTAAAATTTTTGTTTTAAATATTTTAATGTGATCAACCATTTTTTAATTTCCTTACGGGTCTATTGTAACCGCATACAAAGGGAAAGGCAAGAATTTTTTAATATTTTTATAAAAAAACTATTAAAATTCTAAGAAACACATTTTATTGTTGCATAATGTGCTAAAATATAAATAAACATAGGATTAAACCCATCACAAAATAATCACAAAGTTCACCACAACAAAATTATCATCAGGAGAATCTGGAGTATATCATGACCTATTTTATCACTGCCGCCGCTGACTACATCCGGCCGTGGCTTTTCGCCGAGACCCCGGTGCCCGGCTACGTCCACTCTGTCTACCGCGGGGCAGTCAACCTCGTCTTCGACTATCACTTCGCCGCCCTCCAGCCCGAAGCCTCGCCGATGTCCCCGATCACCCTGACCGCGGGCTTTCCCCTGGAGGATTTAAATGTCGCGGCGAACACCCCGGTTCAAATCGGCGAAGGGAAAGTGCGCTTTGAAGGGGGCCCTGTGATTGAGGCCGCGCCGGAGACCGCCACGGTGCCCACTTTAATGCGCAGGACCCCCCTGTCCTTTTCCGCCATGGCGGCGCGCATCAAAGCCGTCTTTGACGCCTGCACTGATCCGGGCATGGGATTTTACCCGCTGTTCGCTGAACCTTGCGAATCCCGGGACCTGATCACAAGCGCCATGAAGACCACCCTCAAGGACGCCGAAACCGCTTTCCGCCGCGGAAAATGGGAGCCTTTCGCCGAAACCCTCACAGGCCTCACGGGCCTCGGCCAGGGGCTCACCCCGAGCGGCGACGACTTTCTGTGCGGGATGTTCGCGGGCTTTAACAGCGCCGGCGGCCTCAAAGGCAGCCACCCGGCCAAGGCGGCCCTCATCGC
This genomic window contains:
- a CDS encoding DUF2877 domain-containing protein, which translates into the protein MTYFITAAADYIRPWLFAETPVPGYVHSVYRGAVNLVFDYHFAALQPEASPMSPITLTAGFPLEDLNVAANTPVQIGEGKVRFEGGPVIEAAPETATVPTLMRRTPLSFSAMAARIKAVFDACTDPGMGFYPLFAEPCESRDLITSAMKTTLKDAETAFRRGKWEPFAETLTGLTGLGQGLTPSGDDFLCGMFAGFNSAGGLKGSHPAKAALIAASDAMCRRTHPVSAAFITCAAEGYVSQTVRALLGDPEQGFDVNAMAEKIQAIGHSSGIDTLCGIMFAYYLLTPALKKI